The Elaeis guineensis isolate ETL-2024a chromosome 3, EG11, whole genome shotgun sequence region gagagagagagtaccgAGGTTAGTAGATGGAGGGCATGTTCTATAAGGAGGGCTATGAAGATCAAAACGGAGCAAACGCCAGCGACAGCCCAAGTCGGAGTGGATTCAAGAGAAGCTTCCAACGCCATCATGTCTCTTACATGGGATATCGATATTGGAGCCGGATGGTTGTCAATGGTTGTGTTATGGGGATATTTATACGAGATGTGAGCTTCATCGCGTGCATTGATCCAAAACTTGTTCAGGTTGGCGGGCGTCgccatctttaaaaaaaaaaaaaaagttacatAGGGAACGTGCCGAGAAGAGTTCGACTTCATCTTTGATCTATTTTGGTgttcctttttaaaaaaaaaagaaagaaagaaaaagatccacAGATGCAAACAAAAGGAGGGAGGACTTCACTTTTCTGATGGCTCTCTCCCATGGATTTGGTCTATGCTGACGAAGGGTTATGCCATCATCCTTTCTGACTTTGATGATTGGAGGCTTGCACAGAGATTTGCCAACGTTTTGTTCGTTTATCTTTGCAGGCAGATCAATCAATTAAGTTTGTGCTGGAGATATTCAAATATCGTGTGCTACCTGTTTCCAACGACCTGATAAAATACCAGGCAATAATCTTAAAGCCAGATCCTCTAGCAAGACGGCTGCTCTTCTGGGAGAAATAAATAACACTATCTGGTGATTTTTCTAATCTGCAAGCACGTATAGATTATATTCATGTCTTCTTTTACCCGGATACCTATTTTTATTCTACGTTACCAATTCATGAACGTGGGGGATGTATTCAGTCCATGCAGCCCATTCTGACCAATTCTGGACTCGATTAATTGATGGAAAAGTTCAGTTTCTCCCTCTACCTCATGTTCAAGTGAAAGCTTTATCCTATCTTATTACATGACGTTGAtagttatttatttgtttattctaCAAATTGAGTATTTAATAATAGGCTGCTTATAAACATGGGTAGCCAGGGAATGCAATTGGGCCGGGCTGGCCTAGAGAATGTGAGAGTGGTAGAGGGCCAACCTGGTGGCCCATCCTTGGCCTGCAGGATGGCGGGGCCAGACACATGGGCGCACTTCAAGGAGCAACAAGCCTCCCTTCCACTCCACCCACCCTTGATCATGCCCTACCTACTGACGAGGTCCTCAGCTATTAACCCCTTGCCACCCCAATAGAAAGTCAAACATATAGGGTCGACGCTAACTTTAAAaaatgaattaaaaataatttcttaatcaTTTAAGGTGCATAATAAGGGGTGCTTGATTGGAAGAAATGGAGGTTTAGAATAGAAATCGGAACAGACGACTTCTATTCTTGTCGCTTGATAGGAGGAAGTCCTATTTTGATTCTAATTCTAAGAAGAAATAACAATGGCTCAATCTATCGAAAAATTCAATCCCTACTCTTTtttatggatttaaattttcatttcaattctaattttgattccaGTCATAAACCAAATGCTTTGAAAATTTGATCATTTCGATTTTTATTTCAATCCGTTTCAAttttcatttcgattctgattgcgGTCATGAACTAAGCACCTCCTTAGTTTAATCTGAATAGAAAGTTCTAATGAAAATTATATATTTGATCTATATTTAGCACTATTTATATCATCCACCCATCAAGATTGGTGGACTACTGAAAATCTCATCCTTGTATGTATAACTCGATCTTCAACCCTAAAGCCAACTTGAGCCAACCATTACTTGACTCAACTTGATTTTAGCTTAGATTTCAATCGGGTAGGAATAATCTCAACCCTTTGCCGGTTTGAGCTGCAGGAAGAATACCAAATATGAAGGTCAAGATGGGGTAGGATTTAactttctagaaaaaatatatgcaGCCTCCAAGTTGAAGGTTCGTTTATAGCTTCTACCAATCCAAACGCTTAATTATTGTTAGAATCCTGAAGGGTAAATATGCCCTCAAATTATTAGTCTCCTGTACGGATCATGCTTTGCTGTGGCCTCCCATTGCATGTGGTTAGGCGAGATGCTCGTTTGACATTAAGGTGAGGCCACTCCAAAAGAGGTGAGCGTGCTTGTTCCATTTCTGACACCCATCCCACTACCTAATGTTTCATATATTTCCATCCTCCCACGTTCTTCCGACAAAATTCTTTGGAATTGTAGCTGTTCTATTTAAAGTTCTTGTCGCTTTCGGTAGAGTATCGATTCTTAAATCAAAACGAAGTACGGACCAGCTGGAACCTTTCGACAGTTTTTAAGTTACAAtttgggataaaatttttatgatgggatggatcacaaaaaaaattatgattacatCATCATCTATTATATCTTTAAAGCATGCTGTATGCACTtacatatatattaaaatattaaaaaaataaaaataaataaatttttaaaaattatataatatttatcaaaattatacaaatatttttagaatttgTTCAttgctatttttttaatattttaacgtACGTGCGTAAGCATGCACGGTATATTTCAAAAATGTAGAAGATTGAACaggtcataattttttctataatcaatttgatcataaaaattttatctttcaaTTTATATTCTGTTCGTCACATTAACCAACCATTACTAATATTATTAGACACAGCGATCATACAATGaattttttcctctttctctcttttatatatatatatatatatatatatatatatataaatccaAACGAATGtcagtttgaaaaaattttatttatatttattttttaatttaaaaattataaatatatgagaTTATATAAATATGTTAAAACTGTcatttataaaattttcatatttttgatttttttatatattaaaaaaaaaaagtaagaacaAAGACCAGTGAGAATCACTGACGCatgtcttataatttttttttgtttgaggaCCATAATACTGTTAGTAAGCCCTAAGTCCTAACCGAATACATTTTAGTTAAGGAATGTTTGAAAAAATTCAGTAGGATCGGTGAAAAAGTAATtttctgagaaaaaaaaaatttatttatacataCCCCGGACTTTTGGCATATTACATATTTACCCCTCAAAAATTACTgtttgcatatgtatatatatatagttttaagTATCCTATTTTCACAACtacatatattttattaaattttagttTGATGATGTTAATAGGTACCCATTTTAAACGTAAAATAACTCTATTCTCCTTTTGCATTAATACCCTTGAAAAATTATACAAAAATAACTATTTATACTACAAATTAAATGTTATTTTTATAATGGGTACTTTTTAACAACATAAGCCGAAAATCTAATTAATGAGTATTATTGTAAAAAcatgatgtgtgtgtgtgtatccccACCTTTCTATCTCTCCCTCTCCCACTCCCGCTCCCGCTCCCGGTCTCCCCTCCCCCGCCTCTCTCTTCCTTCGCTCAACTTTTCTTAAACTAACTCgattgaaattttagaagaattaAAACACATAATGCAGCTATTAATAACATAAGAATCTTAGATCTACAAACCATTTGGATACAATCTAGAATCTAACCGACTAAAATAGGATTACCGTGCATGTAACAGGTGGAACTCCTTAGCATAACCAATGTTTCATGGACATACCAGCAATTTTTATTTTGGATCGTACAGGCCATTTGCCACAATTTGTGGCAAGGAACGAGGGTTCAGTTCTGGAAGTCATCGGCTCTCTCCAACCCCCACATATATAAATCCTTAGTTTTACCAGCAATAGCTCAGTCCACCCAGAGGCTTGGGCTTTGACCTAGCTAAGGGTGGTGCATGTATGGGGTAAAGGGTTGGGAATAGGCCCTctttctcaagaaaaaaaaaaaaactgcatgaACGTGACATGGGAGCTAGATTCAGAAAAGTATGAAACAATGACTAAAACAAAACATAATtatgttttgaatttaattcacaTAGATTAAAAATTTCACTAATCAAATAAGTAAAAGAAAGTTTTGATTATCTTTTTAATTGGTGGCTTAAAAAAGAAATGAACATCGTCTTTCAATATCtttcaaatctttttttttttttggtcttttaGTTTCACAAAATGCACTTTTTTCATCCTTTAGATTATCATAAATTCTAAATATGAGTACATATATCTATTCCTAATATATCATCAAAATGCCATAGTGCTTGTCCTTAATTTGTCAAGGATTATGAGGGCTAATTTTTCCACACCACTATAACTACTGCTGATTAACTTCGATAAAGATACCTCGGTTTGTTCAACTATTATTTTAGGGGGAAAAATAAGATAATTTCAAGTCTCAAAATTACAAATGTATTTATCAAACCAGACCGATACTTTTGTAACTATATTGAAAAACTGCAACCACCTAATAACCCTAATGTCACCACATCTAATGGTCCCTACTTGGGTATCAGAAAAAAGCTTGACATACAGATACATTGAGTTTTCATGTGTCCATAAGATTGGAGTTCAAATAAATGCTGATAAACTTGTTTGGTAATTGGTGCAATTTAGCATGGCACACGAACCATGTTTGGCGTCAACCTGAACCGTGATTGGATGGAGCTATTTCCTTTTGAGCTTTTATAGCTAATGTTCACCGATGGTTGTAATAACCTTCACTCAAATATTAAAACAAAGGGATAAATGCATAGTAACTAGCGAGCATATATATAATAACTTGCGTAAAATATGTTAAACTAGCTACCTAACTCATGGAtgccagctctctctctctctcataaaaTGATGACTACCTCAGCTACCTAATCAAATACCATAATTATTGAGATAGATTATACATGTAGAACATTCTGCTCCACTAATTTTGGCGGAAAACTGTATTGGGGTTACTAAATACTAATATAAAATTTCTATGCAGGTCTCTAGTTTATTAAATTTATATCCGATAGGAAATCATGCAAGCGGTCTGCTAATGCATATCATCACTCCAAATAATGTGTTGTCAGGCATGGTACGATACTACCAAAATATTCTACATTTCAATGCTACAACGATCTAAATTAGGTGTTCGGTACAAAGCATCTATGCATGAACATTACCTAGTCTAATACGGGTACCCTCTTGAAGTTTTCAATTTAGTCTCTAGCGGCAAACCTTAATGTAATTTAGCATATTATTGTACTTAATTACTTGGATAATATCATCTTTTGTCGGGGAGGGGTTGTGTCTTTTGCTTGAaggaaggattcaccttccttcgcaTGAATTCACTGATGGATCTCGAAGCAACCATCGCTTTTTACACAATGAACGAGGAAGTTTAGAGTGCCTTAAGATCTGTGTGGAGCATGATCCAATGGATGATATTGAGAAagtagatcaatcattctttagtgcaaaaaaaataatttaatttttttttagatctgacAATTTTCGACATGATCCGTTGACACAGACACGATACATACTTAGATGAGTTCAAATTTGGAATAAACGGATTCTGatcataaataggttgactcatttaTCATACGGTAAATTTGTATCTTAAGCAGGTTGATCCGTGTAATCTATTTTGACCTGTTTAACTAAAAGAATTAAAACTTAGCGGATTACACGACATGTTTAAACAtatttaacatatttattttaagattacttAAAAGCAAATAAAGAGTGTTTGTAaataagattaattttttaaagttGTTTAACTTTGTTTTAGAACTATGAATTAGCATAACaagtaattaaatatttttatattattttaattttttaattaattttttattattttaattaaattttgttaataaattaaatagttaAATGAATTATTAGATAGATCGTGTATCCTTTTGACTAGTCGATATTATTATTAATCGTATCAGGTGGATCATGTCGTATCAATTTATGTATATTCGTATCGTATTCATGTTTCACAGATCAATTCTAAAATTAAACAGATCGTATTCGAATTGAACTAATCTATGTTATATCTTTGAATcggtatgatttatttatgatctgcGAACATGAATTATCAGCCCTATCCTCTTTTGTTGCTTAGGTATGGGGATGGGATTCAACTTCCATCTGAGTCCCTCGGTTTTTGTTTttcaaaactgttgcctctaataaCCCTTCGTATCTGAATAAAAGGGTGGCCTCATGCTTCCATTTtcacatcaaaaaagaaaaaattatgaaaaaatcacGGATATAAGGTAGAAAATAGCCTATCCAAGTCTTTTAAAAAATGGTTTAAAACAGAGAAAAAGTTCGGCGTTTTATCTTTTGCAATATCGATgcaaaagttaaaattatttcatatgtCTCATAATCTTGTCCTATCAACCTATCACATGTTTAAGCTAGAGAAAATTCCTACAAGTAGGCTGCGGACAGAGGCATATATTGCAAATGCCTATCAGACAACATGATCACTTTTATCTCTTCTTTTCAGGAAAGATGCCTCACATCTCCCCAACACAATGTTCATTATCACCTGTATCATACTATAACCAAGTTCATATAATTTATTGTTTCCTTAACGCCGAGCCTGGCTTTACCGCGTTGAATTCCAGCCTCCCGGGTGATTTATAGGGATGACCATTGAGAGGGTTATACTCTATTCTTGCAGGAAAGCTTAGATAATAAGTAAACAAACTTTCTCGTTACAAGTAAGGATGGATTACAACTGAATGTGTTTGCGGAAATGGTGCTTAGCATTCCTGCCGGACGTTGCACGCCACGGCCCTGGCCCAAAACTTCAGCTGCTCCTTCATGTCTGCCGCCGATCTTTTATCCACCCATTTGATCATGGGAGGGGCTGATCTTTGCACAAACCATGCCTCCGATAGATACGGTCTCCTCACCTTGTCGTCGCCTAATTCGCCGGCCTTCTTGTCGCGAAGGCCCGGGATCACATTTGCTAGGCTAGCACTCGACGTCCCTTCCTCGTCGAACACAAAGCCCAAGTCCTTGAATCCTTGCACCTCAATGAATTCAAGGTCACTCAAGCTCTTCCACTTCTTCTCTTGGAATGCTTTCCGATAATTTGCTTCTCGGATGAGATAATGCTGGTTGGCACAATACTTGTTGATCCCTTCAACCCTGATGTCTCGTGGCTGTCGCCGTCTTGAATTAATGCTTGGAATAGGTGCAATTATTCTCTGAAAGCAATCAATCAAACATTGTAAGATTAGGGAGAAGATCTTAATTATGTCTTAATATATAGCTTGTTGGTTAATGGATTATATGCATCGCATAGTAAGATTAGGTAAGGGGTGAATTGCGCGTAATAGGAAGGTGTAGCGACGCGTGTCGAAAAGAATTGCATCAGATTCCATGCCGAGTACCAACCAGACAAAATAGAGTCCAAGGCATAAAGGTGAAGCTTGTTCTTTTACCTTGGAAGAGGAGTACTGTAGGCGGTGACGGTCATCCAAAGAACTCAGAGAGTGACGCAGCTTGGGATTGCTCGACTCGGAAGGGACTGCCACCTCTTCTCGGCCAGCCCCGTCCGGTCCGACGCGAGGTGGAGTTGCAAGCAAGGGACGAGGGGCAATCCGGATGTCCTCCGAGGGCTTCTCGGTCGAAGTACCTACACCTGATGATTCATTGCCTTTGTttggagaaggtggagaccttggAGGGAGCCTTCTTGTATTGAGGGTGTTGTGGAAGAACCAGTACTCGTCCAAAAGATCCATGGGCACCAGCTGTGTGCCATCCTTGGCTACAGATGTCGAAGACCCACTTGCGgtttcctcctctaaatcaagaCTCATCCTTTTAGCTACagggggtgagagagagagagagagaacaaaaagtggaagaagagagggagaagaagaggtaTGGGGAACCTTTTGGTTGGGCCGTGAGTGGCAATTGCTCTTTCCCCTTCTTTTTTTCTACAGTTAGTTGTGTAACGCAAGAGCCAAGAGAGATTCGCTGTTTGCGTCGAACGTCCACGTACACAAGGACGGCCACTTCCAGTCCACCGAGTAGACCAAATCCGCGAGGTGCTTGAGCAGCGTCTTAGCTGGCATTTTCTAATTGCATGATCTCGGTGTCTGCTGAACATATAATGCTCCCACATCAAGCCACCATTTAAAGCGGATATTTGGACCTACCAGCCGAGCGCAGCTGCAGAGAGGTGGCAGCATGTGCTGAGACGCCTGTCACATGGCAGTATATTTCCTAAGAGCAGATTTGTCGTTAATCCAAATGGTGGATAGGCCATCTCCGGAGACTTGTAAACGCTTTCAATCAAACAAACAACCAGTAAATCCAGGATAACAGCTGACTGAGGATCGCTATCCTATCTCAGGGATAACTATTGTTCCATCTAAATTGGATCGATAAACCTACGTGTTCACAAATAATTGATGGAAATAGGATGTTTCATCCCAGTCGCGCCACTGCTAGTCAGGAGCATCCAAGATGATAACGTATGACTGGGAGGTGAGCCTTATCCGTCCCAAGTGCCGGCCTCCATCGTGGGCTCCGGTTCGAGTGGGCCGGGGGAAGTGGACCGGTCCCTGTCGGGagacagaagagagagagatgggagagGCGAAGGGTGGTTCGGCTGGGCATATCTGCGTGGGCCCCAGACCGAGGTGGTGAGCCCAGACCGAGGTGGTGAAGACCGACAAGGTCACATGGGGGATGCAGCTCGCGAACGCAATCATGGAGTTACTCATTTTCCGGGGAGCAATAATGAGAGCGGTGGCTGCTTTCTGAGATTGGGATTGGATCCGGTATGGAGCTTCCTGTACCTCCCACCGGTACTCTCCAATACAGCGGGCACAGCAAGTGGTCCTTGATGGTCCAATGGTTGGCTATCTGCCAAACAACCAGTACTATTGCAATTTGTACCTATCTCTACAATTTTATTTTCCCAGATCAGAGGGGAAAAAAAACTCTGGCTGACAGGTAACCATCTTCATGACTAGCGGATGCATAGTAGACCTAGCTtagttaaatttatgaagatatatatgaaaaatctaaTATATTAAGCATAGATAAATGAGTTGAAACAAACAGGCAGACCTCTTCAACCGATATCCATCAGGTCATGTCTTCAACAGTTGAGCACCAGTAATGGAGGGCCTTCCATGCCTTTCGCGAGGCAAACCAAGCGGCAAATATAATGAATTTTGTTTAATCTAAATGTCTCTCCTTGATTCAAGCCCATCCAGACCTCTGATGGACCCGTCAGATTCTGCTTTCCGGATTGGAACTTGGACAAACTAGAATCTCCGCATGCTAAGTGAGTTAATCTAGTGAAATAAGCTATAGGCCATTCAAACAAATAAAAACATGTATCTAATTAAATCATGTCCGTAGATGTGCAAAGTGCACCATCACATACTTCTAAAGATTCAGATATTAACCTTaatcttaagaaatttttgatgCACTACAtagataatattattatgataatataattataaaaaaatatatgattacttaataaaataataaaaaattttacattacaGTATTTGATATGtccaataatatttaatatataatttaaattatataaaatataaattaatttttttaaaatatctctatctttttttattgattattaatttcaaaatccaaCTATTTTCAATAACGCTGCCCGCTGGAACcattcattatatttttttttatattatcacTAACTAAAACTATCTATAATTTattcaatatatattttaatttattttaataaaaatattttgattcttGTTGTAAGATTAcgaaattaaaaaattacatgaaaTCACGTACCCATCTCTTTTTAGCTAATCAGATTATCTCTTTATGAAGTAATACTACATTACATATAATACAGCATTATCTATAAAAATGACAAAACAAATAATATAATCTAACTATTTATTGCAAAA contains the following coding sequences:
- the LOC105040958 gene encoding LOW QUALITY PROTEIN: uncharacterized protein (The sequence of the model RefSeq protein was modified relative to this genomic sequence to represent the inferred CDS: deleted 1 base in 1 codon), encoding MKMPTIGPSRTTCCARCIGEYRWEVQEAPYRIQSQSQKAATALIIAPRKMSNSMIAFASCIPHVTLSVFTTSVWAHHLGVSAHAATSLQLRSADAAQAPRGFGLLGGLEVAVLVYVDVRRKQRISLGSCVTQLTVEKKKGKEQLPLTAQPKGSPYLFFSLSSSTFCSLLSLSPPVAKRMSLDLEEETASGSSTSVAKDGTQLVPMDLLDEYWFFHNTLNTRRLPPRSPPSPNKGNESSGVGTSTEKPSEDIRIAPRPLLATPPRVGPDGAGREEVAVPSESSNPKLRHSLSSLDDRHRLQYSSSKRIIAPIPSINSRRRQPRDIRVEGINKYCANQHYLIREANYRKAFQEKKWKSLSDLEFIEVQGFKDLGFVFDEEGTSSASLANVIPGLRDKKAGELGDDKVRRPYLSEAWFVQRSAPPMIKWVDKRSAADMKEQLKFWARAVACNVRQEC